One window of Nymphaea colorata isolate Beijing-Zhang1983 chromosome 11, ASM883128v2, whole genome shotgun sequence genomic DNA carries:
- the LOC116263907 gene encoding pentatricopeptide repeat-containing protein At3g62890-like, with protein sequence MPSGRGCKLTLNFTILESLLQSCRTLAQFKQIYSQMITCGLINDTYASSRLLRTCLSSEFRVAVDCSRRIFDNIKHPNVVIWNTMMKIYVSASRPECAILLYKSMLRDHSPADNFTFPILIQACTLRAWVEEGEQLHNHVVKLGFGSDAYVGNTLIHMYSVCEYLEDSRKVFDGMPQRDSVSWNAMLAGYAGQGWVDEAFFLFEMFPCRSVVAWNSMITMMGRQGLVPDARRLFDEMQERDVVSWSTMISCYEQNGAPAEAVELFGRMNHEGVMVDAVTMVTVVSACAQLMALKEGEGIHGLVVRMGFGSYTSLRNALLHMYARCGHVEIARKMFGEGTGFDLISWNSLITGYVKAGYLNDAKKLFDAMPERDIVSWSAMISGYAQHNHFRETLSLFREMQLHCVMPDDVTLVSVLSACAHLCALEQGSRIHAYVEKKNIEVDVILGTTLVDMYMKCGCVDDALKIFSEMQNRGTSSWNAIILGMAMNGHVEEAFSFFADMTQYGVAPNEITFIGILSACRHAGLVSEGRHYFQSMTKMHQILPNVKHYGCMVDLLGRAGFLKEAEDLISSMPMTPDIATWGALLGACKMHRNLDIGVRTAIQLLSLDPCHDGAHVLLSNIYALRGSWDNVNQVRSTMKRLRVLKEPGCSWIETDGVVHQFFAGDRAHPQSEEIESMLNEMAKRLRAEGYEPDTSQVSLDVDEEDKGSLLYMHSEKIAIAFGLISINMPLPIRIAKNLRICCDCHIVAKLVSRTFEREIVVRDRHRFHHFKQGLCSCSDYW encoded by the coding sequence ATGCCTTCAGGGAGAGGCTGCAAGCTAACGTTGAACTTCACTATCCTAGAGTCTCTATTGCAGTCATGCAGGACGCTGGCACAATTCAAGCAAATATACTCTCAGATGATCACTTGCGGCCTCATCAACGACACATACGCATCAAGCCGCCTCCTCCGAACATGCCTTTCATCGGAGTTCCGCGTAGCCGTCGACTGCTCTCGCCGGATATTCGATAACATCAAACACCCAAATGTTGTAATATGGAACACCATGATGAAGATATACGTTTCGGCGTCGCGTCCTGAGTGTGCAATTTTGCTATACAAATCGATGTTGCGTGATCATTCTCCGGCTGACAATTTCACGTTCCCAATCTTAATTCAGGCTTGCACTCTCCGAGCGTGGGTAGAAGAAGGCGAACAGTTGCATAATCATGTTGTCAAATTGGGTTTTGGTTCGGATGCCTATGTGGGCAATACCTTGATACACATGTATTCCGTCTGTGAATATTTGGAGGATTCGCGGAAAGTGTTTGATGGAATGCCTCAAAGAGATTCTGTCTCATGGAACGCTATGTTGGCAGGGTATGCGGGTCAAGGATGGGTTGATGAAGCTTTCTTTCTGTTTGAAATGTTTCCATGTAGAAGCGTTGTTGCGTGGAATTCCATGATTACGATGATGGGACGGCAAGGACTTGTTCCCGACGCACGGCGGCTGTTTGACGAGATGCAGGAAAGAGATGTTGTGTCGTGGTCCACCATGATTTCTTGTTATGAGCAGAATGGAGCTCCAGCGGAAGCTGTTGAGTTGTTTGGTCGTATGAATCACGAAGGCGTCATGGTAGATGCTGTTACCATGGTTACTGTTGTCTCTGCGTGTGCGCAGTTGATGGCGCTGAAGGAAGGTGAAGGAATTCATGGGCTGGTTGTCCGAATGGGGTTCGGGTCATATACATCACTTAGAAATGCGTTGCTTCATATGTACGCACGATGTGGGCATGTAGAGATTGCCCGAAAAATGTTCGGTGAGGGAACTGGATTTGACTTGATATCGTGGAATTCTTTGATAACTGGGTATGTTAAAGCTGGTTACCTCAATGATGCAAAGAAACTTTTTGATGCAATGCCTGAGAGAGATATAGTCTCATGGAGTGCAATGATATCAGGTTATGCACAACACAATCATTTCCGAGAAACTTTGAGTCTATTCCGTGAGATGCAGCTTCACTGTGTTATGCCCGACGATGTGACACTAGTCAGTGTCCTTTCAGCATGCGCACATTTGTGTGCTCTAGAGCAAGGTAGCAGGATTCATGCTTATGTTGAGAAAAAGAACATCGAAGTTGATGTCATTTTAGGCACCACCCTTGTAGATATGTACATGAAATGTGGTTGTGTTGATGATGCTTTAAAGATCTTCTCTGAAATGCAAAATAGGGGGACCTCCTCTTGGAATGCTATCATTCTAGGAATGGCAATGAACGGTCATGTCGAAGAGGCGTTCAGTTTTTTTGCTGATATGACACAGTATGGAGTGGCACCTAACGAAATAACTTTCATTGGTATCTTGAGTGCATGTAGGCATGCTGGTTTAGTGTCAGAGGGCCGTCATTATTTTCAGTCAATGACAAAGATGCATCAGATTCTTCCCAATGTTAAGCACTACGGTTGCATGGTCGACCTTCTTGGGCGTGCTGGATTTCTCAAAGAAGCAGAGGATCTGATCTCAAGTATGCCTATGACTCCTGATATAGCCACATGGGGTGCTCTTCTTGGTGCTTGTAAGATGCACAGAAACCTTGACATAGGTGTGAGAACAGCCATACAACTTCTAAGCCTTGATCCTTGCCATGATGGTGCTCACGTGCTCCTGTCTAACATATATGCTTTGAGAGGTAGCTGGGACAACGTGAACCAAGTTAGGAGCACGATGAAGAGGCTTAGGGTTTTAAAAGAGCCAGGATGCAGTTGGATTGAGACAGATGGTGTCGTTCATCAGTTTTTTGCAGGAGATAGGGCTCATCCACAGTCAGAGGAGATCGAGAGCATGTTAAATGAGATGgcaaagagattgagggctgAAGGTTATGAACCAGATACTAGTCAAGTGTCTTTGGATGTTGATGAAGAAGATAAAGGAAGTTTGTTGTATATGCACAGCGAGAAAATAGCCATTGCTTTTGGACTCATTAGCATAAATATGCCCTTGCCTATTAGAATAGCGAAGAACCTTAGAATATGCTGCGATTGTCATATTGTAGCCAAGCTTGTTTCTAGAACTTTTGAACGTGAAATTGTAGTGAGAGATCGACATCGTTTCCACCATTTCAAGCAGGGCTTATGCTCATGTTCTGATTACTGGTAA